Proteins from one Acomys russatus chromosome 12, mAcoRus1.1, whole genome shotgun sequence genomic window:
- the LOC127196193 gene encoding olfactory receptor 6B2-like, whose protein sequence is MRGENITKVSTFILLGFPTAPRLQYLLFLLFLLIYLFVLVENLAIILTVWTSASLHRPMYYFLGIMSTLEIWYVCDIIPKMLDGFLLQRKRISFIGCMTQLYFFSSLVCTECVLLASMAYDRYVAICHPLRYQVIMTTGLCVRLVAFSFASGFTISVIKVYFISSATFCGSNVLNHFFCDISPILKLACTDFSTAELVDFILAFIILVFPLLATVLSYGHITLAVLRIPSGTGRWRAFSTCASHLTVVTIFYTALLFMYVRPQAIDTRSSNKLISVLYTVLTPILNPLIYCLRNKEFKDALRKALGLSQAPL, encoded by the coding sequence ATGAGGGGGGAGAACATCACCAAGGTCAGCACGTTCATCCTGCTGGGCTTCCCCACGGCCCCCAGGCTGCAGtacctgctcttcctcctcttcctgctcatcTACCTCTTCGTGCTGGTGGAGAACCTGGCCATCATCCTCACCGTCTGGACCAGCGCCTCCCTCCACAGGCCCATGTACTACTTCCTGGGCATCATGTCCACCTTGGAGATCTGGTATGTTTGTGACATCATCCCCAAGATGCTGGACGGCTTCCTCCTGCAGAGGAAACGCATCTCTTTCATTGGCTGCATGACTCAGCTCTACTTCTTCAGCTCTCTAGTGTGCACAGAGTGTGTACTCCTGGCTtccatggcctatgaccgctatgtggccatctgccacCCTCTGCGCTACCAAGTCATCATGACCACAGGGCTATGTGTCCGGCTTGTGGCTTTCTCTTTTGCTAGTGGCTTCACCATCTCTGTGATCAAGGTCTACTTTATCTCCAGTGCCACCTTCTGTGGCTCCAATGTCCTGAACCACTTCTTCTGTGACATCTCTCCCATCCTCAAGCTGGCCTGCACCGACTTCTCTACTGCAGAGCTGGTGGACTTCATCCTGGCCTTCATCATCCTGGTGTTCCCTCTCCTGGCCACCGTTCTCTCCTATGGACACATCACCCTGGCCGTGCTGCGCATCCCTTCAGGCACAGGCCGGTGGAGggccttctccacctgtgcctcccacctCACTGTGGTCACCATCTTCTACACAGCCTTGCTTTTCATGTATGTGAGGCCCCAGGCCATCGATACCCGCAGCTCGAACAAGCTCATCTCTGTTCTGTATACAGTCCTCACACCTATCTTGAACCCCTTGATCTACTGCCTGAGGAACAAAGAGTTTAAAGATGCATTAAGAAAGGCCTTGGGCTTGAGTCAAGCTCCATTATAG